Genomic DNA from Bryobacter aggregatus MPL3:
GTGCGCAGCCCTCCGCCTGAGAGGCCAGCGCAACCCAGCCGCGTCGCATCCACATCGGGTCGCGAGGCGAGATAGTCCAGCGCCCGCTGATCATCAGAGACAAAGACTCCAGGCCACGTCATACCCGCGCTGAACAAACTCTTGGCAATCAGATGCTCGTGAGCTCCGGCGAATTGATTGTATTTCTGGATCTCTTCAGGGGACTCTGGATTCTCCTCCACAAGATTGTTTCGGATCTTGCCGGGAAGATCCGCGAGCCGCATCCGCCGGCTTCCGAACGTAAAGGTATCGTGCACCAGCACAACATAGCCACGGCGTGCGAGTTCATTCGCCCAAGCCAGACCGCCATAGTAATGATTCTGATGCTGGATCATCAAGGGATGCGGGTCCTTCGACATCCGCGTAATCTTACGCAGGCCGAAATACTTATTGCCGCCATGATCATGAAGCGCAACCACGCCCGGAAGCTTACCAGTGGCTTTGGCAGGCTTTAAGATAAGCGCTTCCGTCGGCGGGCCATAGGGCAACTGCCAGTGCAGATGTTCGATCGCGAGCCCGTCGAACTCAAGGCGGTGCTGCACCACGGCGATAGGAGGCGGCGATGCTGCGGGCCCTAAAAGCAGCTCGCGATAGCGAGCCCGCGCCACTGGCCTCCACGACTCGACATTCTGAAAGATAGGCTGACGGAAAGAGAGCCGTGGTGGATCGGGCAGCGATGCGGCTGCCCAGTCTCCGTATGCGCCAAGCATATTGAGTGTCATGATCTTTAGTCGTCGCTAAAGATACTACCAATCGCACCCAACGGATTGCCTTGGTCGCCACCCGACGCGGATCGTGAGCCGCCGAGTTCGCGGCGCATCTTCTCGAGAGTCATCGATTGGATGATCGCCCGTCCAGGGCCTGTCAGTGTGGCGAGGAACAATCCCTCGCCGCCAAAGATGGCGGTCTTGATCCCACCAGCCAACTGAATGTCATAGTTCACGCTTTCTTCAAACGCGACAATGCAGCCGGTGTCCACCTGCAGCGTCTCACCCGGCCCCAGTTGGAAGTCGACAAAGTCGCCGCCCCCGTGAATAAAGGCCAGGCCCGGTCCAGTTAATTTCTCAAGAATAAAACCTTCTCCGCCAAAGAAGCCCGAGCCTAGTTTCTTGACGAGTGCGATGTTCAGTTGGACGGTGGTCTGCGCGCAGACGAAGCTTTCCCGCTGCACCAGAATCGATTCCCCTGCTTTCAGGTCGAAGGCTTGCACCTTCCCCGGATAGCTGCCGGCGAAGCCTACTTCTCCGTTGCCATTCGAGCGGAAGTAGGTCATGAACAGACTTTCGCCCATCAGCTTGCGTTTGACCGCGCCCCAGATCTTCGAGCCGATGCTGTTGCCTTGCATCTTGGTTTCCCAATGCACATTCGCAGTTTTGTAGACCATTCTGCCGGCCTCCGCGTAAAGCTCCTGACCGGACTTCAGATGGCATCGAATCACCTGGAGGTTGTCGCCTTGAATCGCATAGTTGAGGGGCTCCTGAGAGAAGCTCCCGGGTGTGCTAAAGCTGGTAGGAATTGGTCCCGCCATCGCGTTCCCGCATTTCGGGCAAAATCTCGCCGCATCCTCAATTTGTGCTCCGCAGTTTGTACAAAAGGCCATACAGAATGAATCCTACTAGAAGTACGTTGCAGCTGGCTTTAAAAGTTCCCCTCTTGTGTGCTCTGCTTGCCAGTGCTCTGTCCGGCAGAAGTTCTAAAGACATCTGCGGTACTTATCCGGAGCGGGCAAAGGAAGAACTGCTCCGCGCCAAGCTCAATGTCGAGCGCCGTCAACTCGAGTCTGCCCTTCGCAAGATGACAGGGTTTGCGGCGACGGCTGAGCCGCGAGGCGCCGCGCGAGACATTGGCAATATTGCTGTTCTCGAGGAAGACGCTGGAATCATCAGCCGACGCAATCTGTTCAACCTGAATCAGATGCGATTGCGATTCATTCCATCTGCCGCCAGCTATCGCGTTGAGATGGCCGCGTCTGATTACAACGAGCAGGAACAGGTGCAAGGCCAGGTCCTGCAGGCGATGGACGACGATGACACCCGTCTCTTGGACCTCAACTTTTCCTTTCCCTACTTCGGGAAGAGCTACACAAGCGTCTTTGTGAATACGGATGGAAATCTGAGCTTCCTCGAAGGGGATGCCACCTCACGCGACCGTGGCTTGGGCCGGCTTCTCAGCGGCCTCCCTCGTATT
This window encodes:
- a CDS encoding dienelactone hydrolase family protein yields the protein MTLNMLGAYGDWAAASLPDPPRLSFRQPIFQNVESWRPVARARYRELLLGPAASPPPIAVVQHRLEFDGLAIEHLHWQLPYGPPTEALILKPAKATGKLPGVVALHDHGGNKYFGLRKITRMSKDPHPLMIQHQNHYYGGLAWANELARRGYVVLVHDTFTFGSRRMRLADLPGKIRNNLVEENPESPEEIQKYNQFAGAHEHLIAKSLFSAGMTWPGVFVSDDQRALDYLASRPDVDATRLGCAGLSGGGLRTVMLTGADERIRCSCCAGMMTTWADYVLQKSYTHTWMCYVPGLPKELDYPEILGLGAPNPILVLNNRQDELFTLSEMEHADRILREVYRKAGASDHYKANFYDGPHKFDAPMQKDAFAWFDRWLKG
- a CDS encoding TIGR00266 family protein, yielding MAFCTNCGAQIEDAARFCPKCGNAMAGPIPTSFSTPGSFSQEPLNYAIQGDNLQVIRCHLKSGQELYAEAGRMVYKTANVHWETKMQGNSIGSKIWGAVKRKLMGESLFMTYFRSNGNGEVGFAGSYPGKVQAFDLKAGESILVQRESFVCAQTTVQLNIALVKKLGSGFFGGEGFILEKLTGPGLAFIHGGGDFVDFQLGPGETLQVDTGCIVAFEESVNYDIQLAGGIKTAIFGGEGLFLATLTGPGRAIIQSMTLEKMRRELGGSRSASGGDQGNPLGAIGSIFSDD